A stretch of Roseibium porphyridii DNA encodes these proteins:
- a CDS encoding sugar ABC transporter ATP-binding protein, producing MQNVTCKLRDLEKSFGQNHVLKGIDLDLRSGEVTALMGANGAGKSTLVKVLCGYHFADGGDIELGGEPFSPTDAADAISKGVVTVHQSIDDGVIPDLDVATNLTLDRLTEPGVGLFVNDRKLRAQAREVAESMGLTMDVRMRVADLDVADRQMIAIARAMARAPKLLILDEPTSSLSSSEAERLFALIDRLRAEGVAILYISHRMSDIRRIADRIVTMRDGAISGLFEAEPLDYVGAVNAMLGHQMTEVDIDPVPGGQPVLQLQNLKLFEDSRPIDFEAREGEVVAFTGLLGSGKTQLAEIIYGLSKPSGGNLLLDGKEYQPAGAGDAVTKGVFMSPKDRSVNAVVPDFDIANNMTVPFLGAFSRFSFLGDKAQRKATDDMIDRIGVVCQSNSDGIDTLSGGNQQKVMIGRWLLKASRILLLDEPFQGVDIGARRDIGRYIRQTAQNRTTLVFVAEIDEALEIADRIVVLNEAAIAGEYINKNVDLNSLVADVSGPGERLALAG from the coding sequence GTGCAAAACGTCACCTGCAAACTCCGCGATCTGGAAAAGTCCTTCGGACAAAATCACGTCCTCAAAGGCATCGATCTGGATCTGCGGTCCGGAGAAGTTACGGCATTGATGGGAGCCAACGGCGCGGGCAAGTCTACGCTCGTGAAAGTGTTGTGCGGCTACCATTTTGCCGATGGCGGCGACATTGAGCTTGGCGGCGAACCATTCTCTCCAACAGATGCCGCCGACGCCATATCCAAGGGCGTCGTAACGGTTCACCAGTCTATCGACGACGGCGTGATCCCGGATCTGGACGTGGCCACCAACCTGACTCTCGACCGCTTGACCGAGCCTGGTGTCGGATTGTTTGTCAACGACAGGAAGCTGCGAGCGCAAGCGCGCGAAGTCGCCGAGAGCATGGGACTGACCATGGACGTGCGCATGCGTGTTGCCGACCTTGATGTCGCCGACAGGCAGATGATCGCGATCGCTCGCGCTATGGCCCGCGCACCAAAACTGCTCATTCTGGACGAACCTACATCGTCCCTTTCGTCATCCGAGGCCGAGCGCCTCTTTGCCCTGATCGATCGGCTGCGGGCGGAAGGGGTGGCGATCTTGTACATCTCTCACCGCATGTCCGACATTCGGCGTATCGCTGACAGGATCGTCACAATGCGCGATGGTGCGATCTCGGGCCTGTTCGAAGCAGAGCCTCTCGATTATGTCGGTGCGGTCAATGCAATGCTCGGTCATCAGATGACCGAAGTGGACATCGATCCCGTCCCCGGCGGACAACCGGTTCTTCAGCTCCAAAATCTGAAACTGTTTGAAGACAGTCGGCCAATTGACTTCGAAGCCCGAGAAGGAGAAGTCGTCGCCTTTACCGGTTTGCTCGGATCCGGGAAGACGCAACTGGCCGAAATCATTTACGGGCTTTCAAAACCTTCCGGCGGCAATCTCCTTCTGGATGGAAAGGAATATCAGCCAGCAGGTGCTGGGGATGCGGTCACCAAAGGCGTCTTCATGTCGCCCAAGGATCGGAGCGTGAATGCTGTCGTGCCCGATTTTGATATCGCCAACAACATGACCGTGCCCTTTCTGGGAGCCTTCAGCCGATTTTCATTTCTGGGCGACAAGGCGCAACGCAAAGCGACCGACGACATGATCGACCGGATCGGAGTGGTTTGCCAATCCAATTCCGACGGCATCGACACCTTGTCGGGCGGCAACCAGCAAAAGGTCATGATTGGTCGCTGGTTGCTCAAGGCCTCGCGCATTCTCCTGCTCGACGAGCCTTTCCAGGGCGTCGACATCGGTGCGCGGCGCGATATAGGACGGTATATTCGCCAAACGGCTCAGAATCGAACAACGCTTGTCTTTGTCGCTGAAATCGACGAGGCCCTGGAAATTGCGGACAGGATCGTCGTCCTGAACGAGGCGGCAATCGCCGGTGAATACATCAACAAGAATGTCGACTTGAACAGCCTGGTTGCGGATGTGTCCGGCCCCGGTGAGCGGCTGGCTCTCGCAGGATGA